A region from the Lycium barbarum isolate Lr01 chromosome 8, ASM1917538v2, whole genome shotgun sequence genome encodes:
- the LOC132605583 gene encoding glyoxysomal fatty acid beta-oxidation multifunctional protein MFP-a-like isoform X2 — translation MSNSMEKQQRTNNGKSPDWKIQLDVGENGVAIITINRPPLNLLSVDVVLSLKENIEEAMRKENVKAIVITGSRGNFSAGFDVTAFGGNQQKRTQRELGFMSIEFITDTLEAARKPIVAAVEGLALGGGFEIALACHARISTSTSKLGLPELQYGILPGLGGTQRLPRLVGLPKALKMILMSKRVSGEVACNMRLVDAISPPDQLLGSACQWALDILECRRPWSINLFRTDRLAPLAEARTLLNSARAQIQKQNPNVIHPLVCIDVIEHGILCGPRNGLWKIPGITDMGLRPRKINKVAILGGSLMSSGIAIVLLLANHYVIMKYIDQNSLQNGIDRVKANLEGHFKQGRMTQEHYRKTCTLLKGVLSYDGFKDVDLVIEDVPDVVSLKQQTFADLDECCPPHCIFASNTCTVNLDLIGERMKPCREIVGIHLFSRPSVTDLLEIVRTERTSPQVIVDLLNFGRRIQRTPIVVRNFTGFAVRRMCFPYLQAAMLLVEHGADVYQIDKALASFGMKLGPFRMVDQDGFQSATVQDAKFLETFPDRSCKSNLIPIMRKNNREGESNCQGFYTYNDKGEASPDPKISKYIEMARSMSGITIKSKLATLSDGEIVEMILFPVLNEACRMISEAIIVKSSDLDVASVMGMGFPAYRGGIIFWSHSVGSKYICSKLEDWSKEYGEFFKPCAYLVERASKKSSLGMPIKQAKSPL, via the exons atgtcaaattccaTGGAGAAGCAACAAAGAACAAACAACGGCAAATCGCCGGACTGGAAAATTCAGTTGGATGTGGGAGAAAATGGGGTAGCTATTATCACTATCAATCGTCCACCTCTCAATCTTCTTTCCGTTGAtg TGGTGTTGAGCTTGAAAGAGAATATTGAGGAAGCTATGCGTAAAGAAAATGTGAAGGCAATTGTCATAACTG GTTCACGAGGAAACTTTTCAGCAGGATTTGATGTAACAGCTTTTGGTGGAAATCAACAAAAAAGGA CACAGAGAGAACTGGGGTTTATGTCAATCGAATTTATCACTGACACATTAGAAG CTGCAAGGAAGCCCATTGTTGCTGCTGTTGAAGGTCTTGCTTTGGGAGGCGGATTCGAAATTGCACTA GCCTGTCATGCTCGCATATCAACCTCTACCTCAAAATTAGGTCTTCCCGAACTTCAGTATGGGATTCTTCCTGGGTTAGGAG GAACACAACGACTTCCTCGGCTGGTTGGCCTTCCAAAGGCTCTTAAAATGATTCTG ATGTCCAAGCGGGTAAGTGGAGAAGTAGCTTGCAATATGCGCCTTGTGGATGCCATATCTCCACCAGATCAGTTGCTTGGATCAGCATGTCAATGGGCTTTGGATATATTAGAATGTAGAAGACCATGGTCTATCAATCTTTTCAGAACTGACAGATTAGCACCTCTGGCCGAAGCTAGGACATTGCTAAATTCTGCCAGAGCTCAGATCCAGAAACAAAATCCAAATGTTATCCACCCCTTGGTTTGTATTGATGTCATTGAACATGGCATTCTTTGTGGTCCTCGTAATGGACTATGGAAG ATTCCTGGGATTACTGATATGGGATTGCGACCGAGGAAGATTAACAAGGTCGCCATACTTGGTGGGAGCTTGATGAGTTCTGGAATAGCAATAGTGCTGTTACTTGCAAACCATTATGTAATCATGAAATATATAGATCAGAATTCTCTGCAGAATGGCATTGACAGAGTTAAAG CCAATTTGGAAGGGCATTTTAAGCAAGGAAGGATGACTCAAGAGCATTATAGAAAAACGTGCACTCTTTTAAAGGGTGTTTTGAGCTATGATGGCTTCAAAGACGTGGACCTAGTCATAGAG GATGTGCCTGACGTCGTCTCCTTGAAGCAGCAAACTTTTGCTGATCTGGACGAGTGCTGCCCCCCTCACTGCATTTTTGCTTCAAATACTTGTACAGTCAACTTAGATTTGATTGGAGAAAGGATGAAACCATGTAGGGAGATTGTTGGGATCCACCTTTTTAG CCGACCCTCTGTCACTGATCTCCTGGAAATTGTCCGCACAGAGAGGACATCCCCTCAAGTCATTGTCGATCTGTTAAACTTTGGAAGGAGGATTCAAAGGACTCCTATTGTAGTTCGGAATTTTACAGGTTTTGCAGTCAGACGTATGTGCTTCCCCTACTTGCAGGCAGCGATGCTTCTCGTGGAACATGGTGCTGATGTGTATCAGATTGATAAGGCTCTTGCTAGCTTTGGGATGAAACTGGGTCCATTTAG AATGGTTGATCAAGATGGGTTTCAGTCTGCAACTGTGCAGGATGCGAAATTCCTTGAGACTTTTCCAGACAGATCTTGCAAATCAAATTTGATTCCAATCATGAGGAAAAATAACCGTGAAG GTGAATCCAATTGCCAAGGCTTCTACACATACAATGACAAGGGTGAGGCAAGCCCAgatcccaaaatatcaaaatatatAGAAATGGCGAGAAGTATGTCTGGTATCACCATTAAATCAAAG TTGGCAACTTTGTCTGACGGAGAAATTGTTGAGATGATTCTTTTCCCTGTCCTGAATGAAGCATGTCGGATGATATCTGAGGCAATTATAGTGAAATCCTCTGATCTTGATGTTGCTTCTGTTATGGGTATGGGGTTCCCCGCATACAG GGGAGGCATAATTTTCTGGTCTCACTCTGTTGGCTCCAAATATATTTGCTCGAAACTGGAAGATTGGTCGAAGGAGTATGGAGAGTTTTTCAAGCCTTGTGCATACTTAGTCGAACGAGCTTCCAAGAAATCTTCTTTG GGTATGCCAATTAAGCAGGCCAAGTCACCTTTGTAA
- the LOC132605583 gene encoding glyoxysomal fatty acid beta-oxidation multifunctional protein MFP-a-like isoform X1, producing MSNSMEKQQRTNNGKSPDWKIQLDVGENGVAIITINRPPLNLLSVDVVLSLKENIEEAMRKENVKAIVITGSRGNFSAGFDVTAFGGNQQKRTQRELGFMSIEFITDTLEAARKPIVAAVEGLALGGGFEIALACHARISTSTSKLGLPELQYGILPGLGGTQRLPRLVGLPKALKMILMSKRVSGEVACNMRLVDAISPPDQLLGSACQWALDILECRRPWSINLFRTDRLAPLAEARTLLNSARAQIQKQNPNVIHPLVCIDVIEHGILCGPRNGLWKEAEALHELRQSDSCRGLVHVFFAKQSTSKIPGITDMGLRPRKINKVAILGGSLMSSGIAIVLLLANHYVIMKYIDQNSLQNGIDRVKANLEGHFKQGRMTQEHYRKTCTLLKGVLSYDGFKDVDLVIEDVPDVVSLKQQTFADLDECCPPHCIFASNTCTVNLDLIGERMKPCREIVGIHLFSRPSVTDLLEIVRTERTSPQVIVDLLNFGRRIQRTPIVVRNFTGFAVRRMCFPYLQAAMLLVEHGADVYQIDKALASFGMKLGPFRMVDQDGFQSATVQDAKFLETFPDRSCKSNLIPIMRKNNREGESNCQGFYTYNDKGEASPDPKISKYIEMARSMSGITIKSKLATLSDGEIVEMILFPVLNEACRMISEAIIVKSSDLDVASVMGMGFPAYRGGIIFWSHSVGSKYICSKLEDWSKEYGEFFKPCAYLVERASKKSSLGMPIKQAKSPL from the exons atgtcaaattccaTGGAGAAGCAACAAAGAACAAACAACGGCAAATCGCCGGACTGGAAAATTCAGTTGGATGTGGGAGAAAATGGGGTAGCTATTATCACTATCAATCGTCCACCTCTCAATCTTCTTTCCGTTGAtg TGGTGTTGAGCTTGAAAGAGAATATTGAGGAAGCTATGCGTAAAGAAAATGTGAAGGCAATTGTCATAACTG GTTCACGAGGAAACTTTTCAGCAGGATTTGATGTAACAGCTTTTGGTGGAAATCAACAAAAAAGGA CACAGAGAGAACTGGGGTTTATGTCAATCGAATTTATCACTGACACATTAGAAG CTGCAAGGAAGCCCATTGTTGCTGCTGTTGAAGGTCTTGCTTTGGGAGGCGGATTCGAAATTGCACTA GCCTGTCATGCTCGCATATCAACCTCTACCTCAAAATTAGGTCTTCCCGAACTTCAGTATGGGATTCTTCCTGGGTTAGGAG GAACACAACGACTTCCTCGGCTGGTTGGCCTTCCAAAGGCTCTTAAAATGATTCTG ATGTCCAAGCGGGTAAGTGGAGAAGTAGCTTGCAATATGCGCCTTGTGGATGCCATATCTCCACCAGATCAGTTGCTTGGATCAGCATGTCAATGGGCTTTGGATATATTAGAATGTAGAAGACCATGGTCTATCAATCTTTTCAGAACTGACAGATTAGCACCTCTGGCCGAAGCTAGGACATTGCTAAATTCTGCCAGAGCTCAGATCCAGAAACAAAATCCAAATGTTATCCACCCCTTGGTTTGTATTGATGTCATTGAACATGGCATTCTTTGTGGTCCTCGTAATGGACTATGGAAG GAAGCAGAAGCTTTACATGAACTTCGACAATCTGATAGTTGCAGGGGCTTAGTGCATGTATTCTTTGCGAAACAAAGCACTTCAAAG ATTCCTGGGATTACTGATATGGGATTGCGACCGAGGAAGATTAACAAGGTCGCCATACTTGGTGGGAGCTTGATGAGTTCTGGAATAGCAATAGTGCTGTTACTTGCAAACCATTATGTAATCATGAAATATATAGATCAGAATTCTCTGCAGAATGGCATTGACAGAGTTAAAG CCAATTTGGAAGGGCATTTTAAGCAAGGAAGGATGACTCAAGAGCATTATAGAAAAACGTGCACTCTTTTAAAGGGTGTTTTGAGCTATGATGGCTTCAAAGACGTGGACCTAGTCATAGAG GATGTGCCTGACGTCGTCTCCTTGAAGCAGCAAACTTTTGCTGATCTGGACGAGTGCTGCCCCCCTCACTGCATTTTTGCTTCAAATACTTGTACAGTCAACTTAGATTTGATTGGAGAAAGGATGAAACCATGTAGGGAGATTGTTGGGATCCACCTTTTTAG CCGACCCTCTGTCACTGATCTCCTGGAAATTGTCCGCACAGAGAGGACATCCCCTCAAGTCATTGTCGATCTGTTAAACTTTGGAAGGAGGATTCAAAGGACTCCTATTGTAGTTCGGAATTTTACAGGTTTTGCAGTCAGACGTATGTGCTTCCCCTACTTGCAGGCAGCGATGCTTCTCGTGGAACATGGTGCTGATGTGTATCAGATTGATAAGGCTCTTGCTAGCTTTGGGATGAAACTGGGTCCATTTAG AATGGTTGATCAAGATGGGTTTCAGTCTGCAACTGTGCAGGATGCGAAATTCCTTGAGACTTTTCCAGACAGATCTTGCAAATCAAATTTGATTCCAATCATGAGGAAAAATAACCGTGAAG GTGAATCCAATTGCCAAGGCTTCTACACATACAATGACAAGGGTGAGGCAAGCCCAgatcccaaaatatcaaaatatatAGAAATGGCGAGAAGTATGTCTGGTATCACCATTAAATCAAAG TTGGCAACTTTGTCTGACGGAGAAATTGTTGAGATGATTCTTTTCCCTGTCCTGAATGAAGCATGTCGGATGATATCTGAGGCAATTATAGTGAAATCCTCTGATCTTGATGTTGCTTCTGTTATGGGTATGGGGTTCCCCGCATACAG GGGAGGCATAATTTTCTGGTCTCACTCTGTTGGCTCCAAATATATTTGCTCGAAACTGGAAGATTGGTCGAAGGAGTATGGAGAGTTTTTCAAGCCTTGTGCATACTTAGTCGAACGAGCTTCCAAGAAATCTTCTTTG GGTATGCCAATTAAGCAGGCCAAGTCACCTTTGTAA
- the LOC132605583 gene encoding glyoxysomal fatty acid beta-oxidation multifunctional protein MFP-a-like isoform X3 yields the protein MSIEFITDTLEAARKPIVAAVEGLALGGGFEIALACHARISTSTSKLGLPELQYGILPGLGGTQRLPRLVGLPKALKMILMSKRVSGEVACNMRLVDAISPPDQLLGSACQWALDILECRRPWSINLFRTDRLAPLAEARTLLNSARAQIQKQNPNVIHPLVCIDVIEHGILCGPRNGLWKEAEALHELRQSDSCRGLVHVFFAKQSTSKIPGITDMGLRPRKINKVAILGGSLMSSGIAIVLLLANHYVIMKYIDQNSLQNGIDRVKANLEGHFKQGRMTQEHYRKTCTLLKGVLSYDGFKDVDLVIEDVPDVVSLKQQTFADLDECCPPHCIFASNTCTVNLDLIGERMKPCREIVGIHLFSRPSVTDLLEIVRTERTSPQVIVDLLNFGRRIQRTPIVVRNFTGFAVRRMCFPYLQAAMLLVEHGADVYQIDKALASFGMKLGPFRMVDQDGFQSATVQDAKFLETFPDRSCKSNLIPIMRKNNREGESNCQGFYTYNDKGEASPDPKISKYIEMARSMSGITIKSKLATLSDGEIVEMILFPVLNEACRMISEAIIVKSSDLDVASVMGMGFPAYRGGIIFWSHSVGSKYICSKLEDWSKEYGEFFKPCAYLVERASKKSSLGMPIKQAKSPL from the exons ATGTCAATCGAATTTATCACTGACACATTAGAAG CTGCAAGGAAGCCCATTGTTGCTGCTGTTGAAGGTCTTGCTTTGGGAGGCGGATTCGAAATTGCACTA GCCTGTCATGCTCGCATATCAACCTCTACCTCAAAATTAGGTCTTCCCGAACTTCAGTATGGGATTCTTCCTGGGTTAGGAG GAACACAACGACTTCCTCGGCTGGTTGGCCTTCCAAAGGCTCTTAAAATGATTCTG ATGTCCAAGCGGGTAAGTGGAGAAGTAGCTTGCAATATGCGCCTTGTGGATGCCATATCTCCACCAGATCAGTTGCTTGGATCAGCATGTCAATGGGCTTTGGATATATTAGAATGTAGAAGACCATGGTCTATCAATCTTTTCAGAACTGACAGATTAGCACCTCTGGCCGAAGCTAGGACATTGCTAAATTCTGCCAGAGCTCAGATCCAGAAACAAAATCCAAATGTTATCCACCCCTTGGTTTGTATTGATGTCATTGAACATGGCATTCTTTGTGGTCCTCGTAATGGACTATGGAAG GAAGCAGAAGCTTTACATGAACTTCGACAATCTGATAGTTGCAGGGGCTTAGTGCATGTATTCTTTGCGAAACAAAGCACTTCAAAG ATTCCTGGGATTACTGATATGGGATTGCGACCGAGGAAGATTAACAAGGTCGCCATACTTGGTGGGAGCTTGATGAGTTCTGGAATAGCAATAGTGCTGTTACTTGCAAACCATTATGTAATCATGAAATATATAGATCAGAATTCTCTGCAGAATGGCATTGACAGAGTTAAAG CCAATTTGGAAGGGCATTTTAAGCAAGGAAGGATGACTCAAGAGCATTATAGAAAAACGTGCACTCTTTTAAAGGGTGTTTTGAGCTATGATGGCTTCAAAGACGTGGACCTAGTCATAGAG GATGTGCCTGACGTCGTCTCCTTGAAGCAGCAAACTTTTGCTGATCTGGACGAGTGCTGCCCCCCTCACTGCATTTTTGCTTCAAATACTTGTACAGTCAACTTAGATTTGATTGGAGAAAGGATGAAACCATGTAGGGAGATTGTTGGGATCCACCTTTTTAG CCGACCCTCTGTCACTGATCTCCTGGAAATTGTCCGCACAGAGAGGACATCCCCTCAAGTCATTGTCGATCTGTTAAACTTTGGAAGGAGGATTCAAAGGACTCCTATTGTAGTTCGGAATTTTACAGGTTTTGCAGTCAGACGTATGTGCTTCCCCTACTTGCAGGCAGCGATGCTTCTCGTGGAACATGGTGCTGATGTGTATCAGATTGATAAGGCTCTTGCTAGCTTTGGGATGAAACTGGGTCCATTTAG AATGGTTGATCAAGATGGGTTTCAGTCTGCAACTGTGCAGGATGCGAAATTCCTTGAGACTTTTCCAGACAGATCTTGCAAATCAAATTTGATTCCAATCATGAGGAAAAATAACCGTGAAG GTGAATCCAATTGCCAAGGCTTCTACACATACAATGACAAGGGTGAGGCAAGCCCAgatcccaaaatatcaaaatatatAGAAATGGCGAGAAGTATGTCTGGTATCACCATTAAATCAAAG TTGGCAACTTTGTCTGACGGAGAAATTGTTGAGATGATTCTTTTCCCTGTCCTGAATGAAGCATGTCGGATGATATCTGAGGCAATTATAGTGAAATCCTCTGATCTTGATGTTGCTTCTGTTATGGGTATGGGGTTCCCCGCATACAG GGGAGGCATAATTTTCTGGTCTCACTCTGTTGGCTCCAAATATATTTGCTCGAAACTGGAAGATTGGTCGAAGGAGTATGGAGAGTTTTTCAAGCCTTGTGCATACTTAGTCGAACGAGCTTCCAAGAAATCTTCTTTG GGTATGCCAATTAAGCAGGCCAAGTCACCTTTGTAA
- the LOC132606011 gene encoding uncharacterized protein LOC132606011 — MSLASISLFLLFFTAAVSANEKPSAYEELQHYDFPIGILPKGVIGYELNPKTGEFSAYLNGSCNFMLSSYELYYKPVIRGVISKGRLRKLSGVSVKVVLLWLNIVEVRRRGDNLQFSVGITSANFPIRSFVECPRCECGQKLLVSSS, encoded by the coding sequence ATGTCTTTAGCAAGCATTTCCTTGTTTCTCCTCTTCTTTACTGCTGCTGTTTCAGCAAATGAGAAGCCCTCAGCCTATGAAGAGCTCCAGCACTATGACTTCCCAATTGGCATTCTTCCTAAAGGGGTGATAGGCTATGAGTTGAACCCAAAAACCGGCGAATTCTCGGCGTATCTCAATGGCTCATGTAATTTCATGTTGAGTTCATATGAGCTATATTACAAGCCTGTGATAAGAGGAGTTATATCCAAAGGCAGGCTCAGGAAATTGAGTGGTGTTAGTGTTAAGGTTGTATTGCTATGGCTTAACATTGTGGAGGTTAGGAGGAGAGGTGACAATCTCCAATTCTCAGTTGGGATTACTTCTGCAAATTTTCCTATTAGGAGCTTTGTGGAATGCCCTCGTTGTGAATGTGGGCAAAAGCTCCTCGTGTCTTCCTCGTAG
- the LOC132605584 gene encoding protein SENESCENCE-ASSOCIATED GENE 21, mitochondrial-like: protein MARYFSNSKIVSAFIVDSVSAAISRRGYAAASQGAVSGSVRGTGAVRSNVMMKKSVEESKKTTSWVPDPVTGYYRPESHVKEVDAAELRNTLLKHKRQH from the exons ATGGCTCGTTATTTCTCCAACTCCAAGATTGTTTCTGCTTTCATTGTAGACTCTGTTTCTGCAGCTATTTCTAG GCGTGGATATGCAGCTGCATCACAAGGTGCTGTTTCTGGTAGTGTAAGAGGTACTGGGGCAGTGAGAAGCAATGTGATGATGAAGAAAAGTGTAGAGGAATCAAAAAAGACAACTTCATGGGTACCAGACCCTGTTACTGGTTATTACAGGCCAGAGAGCCATGTCAAGGAAGTCGATGCTGCTGAGCTTAGAAACACGTTGTTGAAGCACAAGAGACAACACTGA
- the LOC132606012 gene encoding uncharacterized protein LOC132606012, whose translation MKNHENRPTGAAPLPEVNEVYAHYSRRGKGRGRNNSRGHGRYNGQRRNYFPGVNHSSKKNHHQKGKKKDDRHEVPEALGLENKCYRCGGSGHWSRTCRMAKHLVELYQASIKRKEKNPEANFISENQIDIIHLDVADFFEHPERKIDHLIGDGFVVRDDCVVYFNFY comes from the coding sequence ATGAAAAATCACGAGAATCGACCTACTGGCGCTGCACcactccccgaagtgaatgaggtGTATGCCCACTACTCCAGGCGTGGAAAAGGTCGTGGTCGTAATAatagtcgtggtcatggtcgttataatggtcaaagaagaaattattttccTGGTGTTAATCACTCTTCAAAGAAAAATCACcaccaaaaaggaaaaaagaaggaTGATAGGCATGAAGTGCCAGAAGCACTTGGCTTAGAAAACAAATGCTATCGATGTGGTGGAAGTggacactggtcacgtacctgtcgtatggCAAAGCACTTGGTTGAGCTTTATCAGGCatcaattaaaagaaaagagaaaaatcctGAAGCTAATTTTATCTCTGAAAATCAAATTGACATCATACACTTGGATGTAGCAGATTTCTTTGAGCACCCTGAACGAAAGATAGATCACTTGATTGGTGATGGTTTTGTGGTTAGAGATGATTGcgttgtttattttaatttttactaG